A portion of the Candidatus Ruthia endofausta genome contains these proteins:
- a CDS encoding protein-L-isoaspartate O-methyltransferase family protein — MNTRQARKNVIEQQIRPWGGLNYIANNALKDTPRENFVPEKYKNLTFADIEIPLTDKAKMLFPKIEGRLLDALNIQKHETVLEVGTGSGYLTAVLSKLCKSVTSIEIDEVLSHSAQRKINALGVDNVNLKVGDASKGWHSDDFFDVVIVGSSVPKITGRYFHLLNIGGRIFVIEGAGNIMSAKLITRISEHKWDTKSLFETQLDTMQGLESSASFEF, encoded by the coding sequence ATGAATACAAGACAAGCAAGAAAAAACGTCATTGAGCAACAAATTCGTCCTTGGGGTGGGTTAAATTATATTGCTAATAATGCACTTAAAGATACGCCAAGAGAAAATTTCGTACCAGAGAAATATAAAAATCTTACATTCGCAGATATTGAAATTCCACTGACTGATAAAGCGAAAATGCTTTTTCCGAAGATTGAAGGACGCTTACTAGATGCGCTTAATATTCAAAAACATGAGACTGTACTAGAAGTAGGTACGGGTAGTGGCTATTTAACAGCAGTTCTGTCAAAATTATGTAAATCTGTAACCAGTATTGAAATTGATGAGGTGCTTAGTCATAGCGCCCAAAGAAAAATCAATGCTTTAGGAGTTGATAATGTTAATTTAAAAGTAGGGGATGCCTCAAAGGGTTGGCATTCTGATGACTTTTTTGATGTGGTTATTGTTGGTAGTTCGGTGCCTAAGATTACAGGTCGTTACTTTCACTTATTAAATATAGGCGGTAGAATCTTTGTGATTGAAGGTGCTGGCAATATCATGAGTGCAAAATTAATTACTCGCATCAGTGAGCATAAATGGGATACAAAATCCTTATTTGAAACACAATTAGATACCATGCAAGGGTTAGAATCATCGGCCAGTTTTGAGTTTTAA
- the lpdA gene encoding dihydrolipoyl dehydrogenase, translating into MIKTQVVVIGSGSGGYTAAFRAADLGKKVTLIERYDTLGGVCLNVGCIPSKVLLHTAQIINEAKEISHSGVTFNEPDINIDDVRTNKTNIIAKLTGGIKALAKARKVNIITGYGKFISANQLAIGHSNDIIEFEQCIIAAGSRVTKISTFPFDDDRVMDSTDALDLTNIPKRLLVVGGGIIGLEMATVYHALGSEISIVELSDQLIASADKDIVNPLFRRIKKQYAGIFLNTKVTSMEALDKGIKVGFEGKNAPEFDTFDKVLVAIGRTPNGKLIDCEKAGVKINDWGFIPTDKQMKTNVQNIYAIGDIVGQPMLAHKAVHEAKVAAEVICGHKSGFDALTIPSVAYTDPEVAWTGKTEKELKAEGIAYKKGIFPWAASGRSLSIGRSEGMTKGLFDAKIGRILGMGICGTNAGELIAEATLAIEMGCNMDDIALTIHAHPTLSETTAFATEMAQGTITDLLLPKKKK; encoded by the coding sequence ATGATAAAAACTCAAGTTGTTGTGATTGGTTCTGGCTCTGGTGGTTATACAGCTGCATTTCGAGCGGCTGATTTAGGCAAAAAAGTTACGTTAATTGAGCGTTATGACACTTTAGGTGGTGTATGCCTAAATGTTGGCTGTATTCCTTCTAAAGTACTTCTTCACACAGCTCAAATCATCAACGAGGCAAAAGAAATCTCACATTCAGGTGTTACATTCAATGAACCAGACATTAACATTGATGACGTACGCACAAATAAAACCAACATTATCGCCAAATTAACAGGGGGCATTAAAGCCTTGGCAAAGGCAAGAAAGGTTAATATTATAACAGGTTATGGAAAATTTATCTCAGCCAATCAACTTGCAATCGGACATAGCAACGATATCATTGAATTTGAACAATGTATTATCGCCGCAGGTTCACGTGTTACCAAAATTTCCACCTTTCCATTTGATGATGATCGCGTAATGGACTCAACAGATGCATTAGACCTAACCAACATACCCAAACGCTTGCTTGTTGTTGGTGGTGGTATTATCGGTCTAGAAATGGCAACGGTATATCATGCACTAGGTAGTGAAATATCAATTGTTGAATTATCAGATCAACTCATTGCCAGCGCTGACAAAGATATTGTCAATCCACTATTTAGGCGCATTAAAAAGCAATACGCTGGTATCTTTTTAAACACCAAAGTAACCAGCATGGAAGCACTAGACAAAGGCATCAAAGTCGGCTTTGAAGGCAAAAACGCCCCAGAATTTGACACCTTTGATAAAGTGTTAGTCGCCATCGGCCGCACTCCTAATGGTAAATTAATCGATTGCGAAAAAGCAGGCGTTAAAATCAACGATTGGGGTTTTATCCCCACAGACAAACAAATGAAAACCAACGTTCAAAACATCTACGCCATTGGTGATATTGTCGGACAACCCATGCTCGCCCACAAAGCCGTACACGAGGCCAAAGTCGCAGCAGAAGTCATTTGTGGGCATAAATCAGGCTTTGATGCCCTCACCATCCCGTCCGTTGCCTACACCGATCCAGAAGTCGCTTGGACAGGCAAAACCGAAAAAGAACTCAAAGCTGAAGGCATTGCTTATAAAAAAGGCATATTCCCTTGGGCAGCTTCAGGCCGTAGTTTAAGTATTGGCAGGTCTGAAGGTATGACCAAAGGATTGTTTGATGCAAAAATAGGTAGAATCTTAGGCATGGGTATTTGCGGTACTAATGCAGGTGAGTTGATTGCTGAAGCAACACTTGCCATTGAAATGGGCTGTAATATGGATGACATCGCACTCACCATCCACGCCCACCCAACCTTAAGTGAAACCACCGCCTTTGCAACTGAAATGGCACAGGGTACAATTACAGATTTATTACTGCCGAAAAAGAAAAAATAG